In the Salvia hispanica cultivar TCC Black 2014 unplaced genomic scaffold, UniMelb_Shisp_WGS_1.0 HiC_scaffold_617, whole genome shotgun sequence genome, one interval contains:
- the LOC125199670 gene encoding PLASMODESMATA CALLOSE-BINDING PROTEIN 4-like, producing the protein MMAAFVFSFVIFSAFAASSVAAYCVCKSGLSDSVLQKTLDYACGNGADCSAILPTGRCFNPNTLQDHCSYAVNSYYQLKLQLGATCDFQGAAAPSQSAL; encoded by the exons ATGATGGCTGCTTTTGTGTTTAGCTTTGTGATTTTCTCAGCCTTTGCTGCCTCTTCAG TTGCAGCCTATTGCGTGTGCAAATCAGGGCTGAGCGACAGCGTGCTGCAGAAAACCCTCGATTACGCTTGCGGAAACGGAGCTGATTGCTCGGCAATCCTCCCAACTGGGAGGTGTTTCAATCCAAACACCCTCCAAGATCACTGCAGTTATGCTGTTAATAGCTATTATCAGCTGAAATTGCAACTTGGTGCAACTTGTGATTTTCAAGGAGCTGCTGCACCTTCTCAATCTGCCCTTTAG
- the LOC125199665 gene encoding PLASMODESMATA CALLOSE-BINDING PROTEIN 1-like codes for MSAFVISLVIFSALAASSDATFCLCNSGLGDIVLQKTIDYACRNGADCSEISQSGNCYNPNTLQDHCNYVVNSLYHKKSHLGTTCNFQGAALSQNITNAMLGACVYQSTPRSFVGIHTRFFSSISLGKQNSTTR; via the exons ATGTCTGCTTTTGTGATTAGCTTAGTGATTTTCTCAGCCTTGGCTGCCTCTTCAG ATGCAACCTTTTGCTTGTGCAACTCAGGGCTGGGCGACATCGTGCTGCAGAAAACCATCGATTACGCTTGCAGAAACGGAGCTGATTGCTCAGAAATCAGCCAAAGTGGGAACTGTTACAATCCAAACACCCTCCAAGATCACTGCAATTACGTTGTTAATAGTTTATATCATAAGAAATCTCACCTTGGTACAACTTGTAATTTCCAAGGAGCTGCTCTCTCTCAAAATATCACCAATG CTATGCTCGGTGCATGTGTCTACCAGTCTACTCCCAG AAGCTTTGTTGGAATACATACAAGGttttttagtagtatttctttaGGGAAACAAAATTCTACTACTCGCTAA